GTCGGCACGTGCCCGCCGAGAATCGCGTCGGCATCGACGGCCCGCGCCAACTCTTCGTCACCCCGGCCGAGGTGCGAGAGGACGACCGTGTAGTCGGCGTCGAGCCCCGCCAACGCGTCGCGGGCCGACTCGATCGGGTCCGAAAAATCGAGGTCTGCGGCGAGCGGGTTCAGCGACGCAGTTCGCTCGGTCGTGACGCCGACGACGCCGACGGTCTCGTCGGCGACGCTCAGTGTGGTGGCTGGGACGACGCCCTCTTCGGCCGCAAATTCCGACCCATCTTCGTCACGGATGTTGGCGCTCACCCACGTCTGGGGCGACTCCGCGACCAATCGCTTCAGGGCTTCTCGACTGTGGTCGAACTCGTGGTTGCCGAACGTCTCCACGTCCGGTTCGACGGCCGAGAAGAAGTCCAGTGCCTGCTGGCCGTCTTCGACCAGCGAGAGGACGCCCGGCGAGGTGTTGTCCCCCGTCCCCGCGAGAAGTGTCTGCTCGTCGCGTCGTCGCGTGAGGAGTCCGGCGAGGCGACCGACTCGTTCGGGGGCGTCGTAGACGTTCTCTACGTCCGAGTAGTGGAGGAGACGAGGAGCCATCGGGCGAGGTGAGACGCGGGTCGCCGAAAAGGATTGCTACTCTAGCCGAATCCGCCCCTCGATTTCCGGCGCGACACCCGTCTCGCGGGCGTACTCCACGAACGCCTCGTAGTGACGGCCGTGGCTTCGAATCTCGTCGGCGGGACCGACCGCCGGGAGTAGGTGGTCAGTCTCGAAGAGATACGAGTCGGTGGCGAGCGTGTACGTGCGGTCTGCGGAGAGTGCTTCGCCGCCGACGCGGGCGTCTACTAAGTCCCCGTCCTGCCAGCGAAGGGTCGCGCCGCTGACGTGGCCGACGTAGTGGGCCGGAGCGTCCGCGTGCAACTCGCGAAGCCGCAACTGTTCGAACGTCTCGCGCAGTCGCTCGCCGTCGAGTTCGCCGACGACCAGTGCTTGGTCGAACGGCGCGATTGCCACGAGGTCGATGGCCGTCACGTCTCCGACGAGGGGGCCGCCGGTTCGCGCACCGCCCGCCGAACAGATTCCTACGTCCGCTCGTGCGGCCCATCGGTAGGCGTCGGCGACGAAGTTGCCGAAGCGCGACTCGCCGACGAAGCTGGCTTCCTCGGTGCGTTCGACCGGGTTTTCGACGGTAGCGACGATCTCGTCTAACCCCGAGGAAGAGACGCGCGCGGAGAGTGCGTCGGCGACCGACTGCTCGATGGGGGCATCTGCGACAGTGAGATGGGTGGCTCGTGCGTCCTCGCCGAGCGTGAGTTCGGAGACGTGCGCCCCGTTGACACCCGGTCGGACGATTGGCGTTCCATCGACGTACTCGACTTCCTGCTCGTGGGTGTGCCCCGAGAGGACGGCATCGACGCCGTCGAGTTCAGCCAGCGGTTCGGCGTCCGTGAGGTGAGCGAGGACGACAACGTAGTCCGCCTGCTCGGTCATCTCCGGCAGGTGTTCTTGGACTTCATCGACGGGATGTGTGAATTCGAGACCTGCCGCTTCGGGTGTCATCTCGGGCGTGTGGGGCGTCGTGACGCCGACGAAGGCGACTCGGTCTTCGACTGTTTCGGCGAGCGTCCACGGTTCGACGCCCTGTTCGGCCGCGAATCGGGTGCCTGATTCGTCTGCTCCACGGCTTCGCCGTTCCGCATCGAGGCCCTCACTTGCTTCGCTCGTTCGCGCCTCGCGGACATTCGCGCTCACCCACGTTTGGGGCGACGCTTCGACCAACTCGCGGGTCCGGTCGGGACCGTGGTCGAAGTCGTGGTTGCCGAACGTCTCGGCGTCGGGTCGGATCGCGTCGAAGAAGTCGAGTGCTTGCGCTCCGTCTTCGACCAGCGAGAGGACGCCGGGGCCGGTGTTGTCGCCGGAGCCGACGACGAGGGTGTTCTCGTCGCGCTCGGTTTCGAGGAGTCCGGCGAGGCGGCCGATTCGATCGGGGTCGTCGTATGCGTTCTCCACGTCCGAGTAGTGGAGAATGCGGAGGGTCATGGAGTACTGTAGCTAGTGAGAGGGGAAAAGTAGTTCGCCGAACCGTGAGTCTTGCAAATCGTATAAACCGCTCGGGTGACTACGCGGGGGTAATGGACGCTATCACGACGACCGACGGCGAGACGGTGTACGTCTCCCGTGACGAGGCACGGACCGGCTCGAAGGACCCGTTCTTCGTCGTCTACAGCGACGAAAGCGGCGAGACTCGGTACGGCTACTACTGTGAGTTCTGCGAGCGAATCGACAACGCGATGGATTCGATGGGGCGAATCGAGTGTAACGTCTGTGGGAACATTCGGAAGCCGACCGAGTGGGACGCCGCCCACGAGTAGTGCGAGGCACGAGAGAAACGCGAAGCGTTACGAGCGGGCCTCGATGTGGAGCGACGAAGTCACGGAACGCGAGGCCGGAGTGAAATGGAGGCCTCGATAACGCGAGCGGGGAGGCACGACCCGCGAGTAGCGAGGCGCGCGGAGCGACCCTCGAAGCGGAACGGCGGAACACACTCGACCAATCTACGTTGGCCACTCCCCTTTTCCAACTCTCGGCCGAACCTCCGACGATGGGAGATCCGAACGAACACGTCGTAGAGGAACTCGAATCGCACAGCGAGACGCTCGGGCTTGACGATTTCGTCCGAATCGTCGAGAAACACCACCGAACGGACGGACCGGGCGTCGAACGAGAACTACTGGCCGACTACGTCGAGCAAGTGTACTTCGACGTTGACCTCTCGGCCGTCGAGGACCGACTGACCGACAGCGAGGAGTGGACCGCGGGGGACCAACTCTACGCGGTCGGCGAGAACCGAATCAGCGCCTATCCGGCGAGTTGGCACGAGAGTATTTCGGACTCCGGAGACGTGCGCAAAGTCATCGAAGTGATTCAGTCTAGCGTCACCGAACCGGAGGGTGACGCCCGCGAGGCGGTCACTGACGAAGGAGTTCCAGAAGAGAAAGTCCTGCGAGTCGCCGAGACGGTCGCTGGAACGAGTCGCGAGGACGCTCGCGCCGGAATCGAAGAACTTCGAAAGGACGGCGAAATCGAGGAGTTCGCATCACAACACCGGAACCCTCGACTACGCCTAGCGTAGCCGCAAGAAAGTTTATTACCGAATCCAACATAGCCCCTAGTGGATGGCCCCTGTTAACACACCGCCAGTCGAACAGGCCCGGTCTATTTTCAGCGACTTAGGATACACCGTGTCGGGCGACGGCGACGAATTCCGGGCCGAACGGAAGTGGCGAGTCGTACGGGTGACGGCGGCGTCCGAATCTATCGAGACGCCAGATGACGGGGAGTTACGATGCTTCGTAACCTGGGAAGACTGCGCACCGAAGTTGCGACGACGGCTTCGACGGGCAGACCCGGACTACGAATGGGCAATCATCGAAATCCGGGACGGTGGCGACTACGAGGTGACTCGCGCACCGCCTAGCGTTCAGCAAGCGGTATAGGTTCTCGAATCGATTTCTTGGCGTTCGTTTTCTTTGAGGACGTGTAGGGTTGGTGAGTTGGTGCTGTGTATGCTGTTCGTAGGAATATGAGTGCAAATCCAAAAAGTGTGCGCTAGAGAACTCAAAACACAGTGAAGCTAGCTATTCCCGATACCAAGGAGAAACCGCACCGCACAGCACCGCCTGAGCCACACGCCTCCCCACCCGACTGTGTTTCTCAGTACGGACGACGCGACGAGTCGCGTCGTCCGGGCCTGCGATACTCGTCCCTCGCGCGGATGGTCGCACCACGAGGGTGCGACCGCACGCGCCGATAGTGAAAATTCAGTCTTCGAAACTGACCTACTGTTCGCCCAGTTTCGCCGCCGTCGCGGCTAATCCGGCCTCCACGTCAACGTCCGCGCCCTGCGAGTCCAGCGCATCGCCGAGCGCGCCCATCAGGTACGAGACGTTGCCCGGCCGCGCGGAGTAGCCCATACAGCCGATGCGGAAGATGTCGCCGTCCAAGTCGCCCAGCCCGGTTGCGATTTCGAGGTCGTATTGGTCGATGAGGTAGTCCGTCACGTCGGTGTCGGTGACGCCCGCCGGGACTTTCACCGCGTTCAGACTCGGGAGCCAGAACTCCTCGGGTGCGTTCATCTCGCCGCCCATGGCTTCGACGCCCGCTTTGAGGGCACCTGCCATCTCGTGGTGGCGCTCCCAGCGGTTCTCGATGCCCTCCTCCGCAACGAGTCTGAGCGCTTCCCGAAGCGCGTAGACGTTCGTAATCGGTGCCGTGTGGTGGTACGAGCGGTCGCTCCCCCAGTAGCCCTCCAGCAGGGAGAGGTCGAGGTACCACGAGCGGGCAGGTTCCTCGCGGGACAGTACTTTGTCCATCACGCGGTCCGAAAGCGTGAGCGGACTCGCTCCCGGCGGGCACGACAGGCACTTCTGCGGGCCAGAGTACGCCACGTCGATGTCCCACTCGTCCACTTTCAGTTCGACGCCACCCAGTGAGGTCACGGTGTCGGCAATCACGAACGCGTCGTGGTCGTGCGCGATGCTGGTGAGTTCCGGGACCTGCGGTTGCAGGACCCCGGTACTCGTCTCGGCGTGGACGAAGCCGAACACGTCTGGCTGATGCTCGTCGAAGGCGTCCTGTACGTCCGCGGGGTCCAGCGGTTCGCCCCACGGTGCGTCCACGTGGACGACTTCGCCGCCCGCGCGGGTCGCCATCTGCTCCATTCGCCCGCCGAAGTAGCCATTCGTCGGCACGAGCATCGTGTCGCCCGGTTCGACTACGTTGCCGATTGCGGCCTCCATCGCGGCGGAGCCAGTTCCTGAGACGGGAATCGTCCACTGGTTGTCCGTGCGGAACGTGTACCGCAGGAGGTCCTGCACGTCGTTCATGATGTCGATGAACGAGGGGTCCAAGTGTCCGACCAGCGGCGTACTCATCGCGCGCAGCACGCGGGGGTGGACCTCGCTCGGTCCTGGTCCCATCAGCGTCCGGTCGGGCGGCGTCAACTCGCCAACGTCTGGTTTCTCCGGCATGCGAATCGCTATCACCCGCGACGACTAAAAGACTTCTACGAGCGAACGTGTTGCCGCGAGGTGACCCGCAATCGCTGTGAACGTCGATTATTCCTGCGTTGCCGCTTCTAGGGCTAAGCGTAACCCTGCGATTGCTGGCGTTTCGAGCCTCGACGACGCGGAAACACAGCGTTTCCAGCCGCGAACGATAGCGAACGGTCTGGGTAGTTTATCCGGGATATCGTCGTACGGTTGTGTGCCCAGATGGACGTGTCAGGGCAGCACGTCTGACGGGCGAGAGTTACAAAACGGCACAGCGGTTCGGTTCCGGAGACCGACGCGACGGTGGGACCGAGATACCGTGCGAGACGGGCCACTTGGGGGAGATGGCCGCGTTCTCGCTGCAGTTGCCGCCGGTCCCCGTCCGTTACTGCCGGTTGCGCGTTCACGACGACGGCGGCCATCCTGGGGAGTATGGTCTGCCGTCCCGAGCCGTCACTTTTCGGAAGAACTCGTTTCGACCCGACTTGGAATTCGACCTGACTGGGAAGAGGCTTATATCGACTGAGCGCGAACTCACGACTCCATGATGGTCGGGCACGCGATGTTGGCGTTTGCCGTCGCAGCGACGCTTGGGACCCGATTGGGATACTCGAACGACCGAGCGCTCGCGCTCGGCGTCGTCGCCGGAGCGTTCGCGGCAGTGCCGGACGTGGACATGGTCTATGCGTTCGTCGGCGTCGCCAAGGTCGGATTCGGCGGCGTCTGGCAGATGACGAACGCCTTCTGGGGGAGTTCGACCGTGGTCCACCGCGCAGTGACCCATTCGCTGGTCGTGGGCGCAATCGCCGCCGTCGCGTTCGCGTTCAGTCCTGTCGAGCGCGGCCGCCCGATTGCCGCCATTCTCCTCGCCTCCCTGGTCGCCGTGGCGTTCTTCGAGAGCGGTCTGCTCGGCGCGACGGTGATGTTCGCGTTCGTCTTCGCGGGGGTCGTCGTCTCGCTTCTGGCCATCGAGTTCGCCGATGCCGGACCGCGTGCGATGCTCGCTACTGCGCTCGTCGGCCTGCTCTCACACCCGTTCGGCGACCTCTTTACGGGCACGCCACCGCAGTTTTTCTATCCATTCGAGTGGGCGCTGTTCGCCGACCGACTCGCTCTGCTCGCCGACCCGACACTGAACTTGCTGGCGATTTTCCTGTTAGAACTGTCCACGATTTGGCTGGCAGGCTCCGTCTACCTCCGACTGACAGACCAGCGACTCGCGACCCACGTCGATACCCGCGCCGCCGGAGGAGTCGCCTACGCCATCGCGGCAGTCGTCCTGCCCGCGCCGACGCTCGACGTGTCGTACCACTTCGTCTTTTCAGTGCTTGCAGTCGGCGTCGTCGGCGTCGCCCCTCGGTTCCATCCCGCCGCGAGACCGGTTCTTTCCGCCGATTGGAACGACGCGCTCACGTGGTCGCTGACCGGCTTGGCGGCGGTGAGTTTCGCCACGGTGGCGTACACTGCTGTCTATCTACTGATGTGAATGTGGTCGCGTGAACTACCTGTCCGTCGAATAGTTCGTGGAATCGTAGCCTAAACTTTCTTACAGTGGGGTGCGTACGGCCGACTATGGCACGTCGAAGGGGGACGCTCGACCGAGTCGTCGAAGACGAGCGCGTCAACGCAGCCATCTCGTGGTTGCTCGTTTGGTTCCTCGCTGCAGTCGCCGTCGAGAGTCTGTTCGACGGCGACCTGCTGTGGGCTGGATTCGCGGCGTTCGTGGCCGCACTGGCGGTCGTCCCCGCCGTTTCGCACCGCGATACCTCGGTCATGCTTCCGTGGGAAGTGTTACTGCTCGCCTGCTTGCCCATCCTTGGGAGGGCACTGGCGACGATGGTTCTCACCTCGCGGGTGGCGACCTACTTCGCAGTGGCGGCGCTGGCGCTCATCGTCGCTGTCGAACTGCACGTGTTCACGCCCGTCCAGATGACTCACTGGTTCGCGGTGCTGTTCGTCGTCATCGCTACGATTGCCACAGCGGGCGTCTGGGCAGTACTCCAGTGGCTTTCGGACATCTATCTCGGCACGAACTTCATCCAGAGCGAGGTGCGACTGATGTGGGACTTCGTCGCCGCCACGGCAGTCGGGTTGCTGGCAGGCGTCGTCTTCGAACTGTACTTCCGGCGGTTCGCGCGCGTTAGCGAGCGACTGCCGGGCGACATCGGGGACGACGTGCTATGAAGATTCGGGAGCAGTTACACGTCTCCGAACACCGCCAAGAGCAACTCACGCGTGCGATGGAGTTGAGCCTCGTCGGCATCTTCTTCATCGGACTCGACAGAGGGAACGTCGGCATCGTGGTCAACTCCGGCATCGCGTTCCTCATCACGTTCCTGCCAGCAATCTTGGAGCGCGACTACGAGATTCCGATGGACGCCGGACTCTCGCTGTGGATTACGGCGGCGGTGTTCCTCCACGCAGTCGGGACGCTCGGGCCGTACAGCGACCAGACGTTCTGGTGGTGGGACCACATGACCCACATGCTGTCGTCCTCGCTGGTCGCGGCAATCGGCTACGCGACGACGAGGGCCATCGACCGCCACACCGAGGACATCTACCTGCCGCCGAACTTCATGTTCGTGTTCATCCTGCTGTTCACCATCGCGTTCGGCGTCATCTGGGAGGTCATCGAGTTCGCGCTCGGGGGCCTCTCCACAGTCGTCGGCACGAGTGTCCTCACGCAGTTCGGACTGGAAGACACGATGAAGGACCTGCTGTTCGACACGCTCGGCGGCGTCGTCGTCGCGACGTGGGGCGCGGCGTACCTCTCGGACGTGGTCGGCGCGCTCACTAGTCGGCTGGATGGCCGAAGCCGGAAAGCCGATTGAGCTACCCCCAAATTCACCCCGGCGAGTGGCTTTAAGCCGCTGTGCGACCAATCGAGAGATGCGATGGTATTCAAGAAGATTACCCTCATCGGAACGAGTAGCGAGAGCTTCGACGCGGCGGCGGACGACGCCATCGACCGGGCGGAGAAGACGCTGAACAACGTCAAGTGGATCGAAGTGGACGAACTCGGCGTCGAAATCGCAAGCGTCGAAGGCAGAGAGTATCAAGCCGAGGTGACGGTGGCGTTCGAGTTAGAGGAGTAGAACTAGGAACTCCGGCGCGTGCGGCCGAATCCACTCGGGGATTCGGCCACTTCGCGCGAGGGACGAGCATCACAGGCCGAAGCGTAGCGAAGGCCGAGCAGTGCAGTTGGCTGGGGAGGCGTGTGGCCGTCGCGGTGCCGTGGCGGTGCGGTTTCCTCGGTTTCGGGAGTAGCTAGCGAATGCACCGTTCGAGAAGTCACAGTAACTTCTGTAGACCTACTTCTGCGGGCCAATCGGTCACTACGTCACAGAAATTCCCAGTAGCAAACGGGAGAGGATACGACGAAAAGCCACTATCTACACTTAGGTCCGGAAACTCTCGCCACAGCCACACTCACTCACGACGTTGGGGTTCTCGACGTTGAAGCCCGCGCCTTGTAGGCCAGTCTCGAAGTCCACGATGCTCCCTTCGATGTAGTTCATGCTCGCGGGGTCCACGAACACGCGAAGCCCGTGATGTTCGTAGACCGTGTCGTCCTCTTCCGGTTCGTCGTCGAATCGCATGCCGTAGGAGAGACCGGCACAGCCTCCCTGCTGGACGAACAGTCGCAGTCCCGATTTGTCGGTGTCCATCCCTTCCTCGTCGAGGAGGCCGAGCGCGCGCTCGGCGGCGTCCTCGGTCACCTCGATTTGTGGGGTGGCGTCGCCAGACGCGCTATCAGTACTCATAGGAGTTCCTTTCGTCGGGAGGATGTTAACTGTGACGCCGGGCGAGAGGGAGTGGCACTGTCTGGAAAGTCCTTGAGTACGACGAGTCACGAAAGTCACTCCGACGATGACCGCCCAGAAAGCCCTCGCACGCTCGCGGCCCCTTTCATTCCCACCCTTTGGTTGATAGCCGAGCGTTTTTGGTGGAGGTGGCACCGGGCGGTATCGGTGGAAATTGACACCGAGCGTTATGGGTTTATTGTCTGCTGTCGTCCAAGGCAGTCAGGTCCGGTTTCGTTCGCTCAGTCCGACTCCTCTCGGATTCGCGGTGTCCCGGTCAGCACGCCTTGGAGGTTCTCCATCGGCTTGCCGACCTTCACGCCGTTTTCGGTAATGTGGAACTCCCGGAGCATGCGCTCGTAGTCACTGGTGCGCTTTTTCAGCACGCCGATGGCCTTCCGAATCTCGCCGCGCAGTTCGAGATGTTGGAGCAGGACGACGTTGTCCGCGAGGTAGCTTAGCCCCTCGCCGGTCGCCTGCACGTCGCCAGTCATCGAGTCGTGTTCGGAGATGATGATGACCGTGACGCCCATGTTCTGGAGGAAGCGAGTGAGTGCCTGAATCGTCTCCACGAGGTTCTGCCGGTCGTCCCGGAGTGAGACGTTGAAGCCGTCGATGCCGTCTATCATCACGATGTCGGTGTCGTTCTCCGTGACTTCCTTGCGAACCATGTCGGCGAACTCCACCGCCGAGCGTTTGACCGGTTCTATCTCTTCTAAGTGGAGCGCACCCTGTTCGACCATCTTCCCGACCGGGACGTTGATGCCCGCGTTGCGCTCGCGGAACGTCTCGGTCGATTCTTCGAACATGTAGATGACCGACCGCTCGCCGCGTCCGGCGGCCTCCTTCATGAACTGCGTGCCGAGGGTCGTCTTGCCGACGCCGGTCGGTCCGGCGACGACAGTGACCGCACCGCGCTCGATGCCGCCGCTGAGCAGTTTGTCGAGTTGCGGAATCCCCGACGAAATCGCTTCGGTATCGAAATCGCGCTCGTGAACTTCCGGTTCGAGTGCGGGGAACACCTCGAATCCGTCGTCGGAGATCCGCATCCCGTGGGTCCCGTCGCGGGCACCCGCCACGGCAGACTTGGGGACTTCGAGCGTCCGTTTGCGCGCACTCTCGTGGAGTTCGATGGTGCCATCAGAAAGCGGCGCGAGGTCGGTGTCGTGTTCGGCCGAGCGGTAGCTAAACAGGCTCGTCGTGCCCTCACGGCGGAGATGACGCGCGAGGCCGATGGCCTCCTCTCGGAACCGTTCGTCGGTCGAAAAGAGGTCCCGGAGTCGCGTGACGGGGTCTACGACGACGCGGTCGGGGTCGAGGTCCGAGAGTTTCTCGGAGAGTTCTCCGACCAGTTCGGCGTCGTCTACGGCGGGGGAGAACGATTCGACGCGTCCGTCGATTTCGGGCGCGTCGTGGCGCATGTCGAAGAACTCGATGCCGTCGGTGTCGATGTCGACCGCGGCGGCTTTCTGTTCGAGTTCTTCCTTCGTCTCTTTGAGGTGAACGCAGAGCGCAGTCTCGTCGTTTTCGACGCCAGTGGCGAGGAACTGCAAGCCCAGCAACGTCTTGCCCGCTCCGGCGTCGCCCCGGAGCAGATACGTCTTCTTCGATACGAGGCCGCCGTTCAGGACGATATCCAAGCCCCGAACGCCGGTCGAGGTCCGTTCGTCGGACATGTTCCAAGCATGATTATGCTTCCCGGAAAATCGTTTTGGCTCTCGGTCGATAGTCAGACGCACGTTCAAACCGTCAGACGTACTTTTAGTTCTCTCAGTCCTCGAACCGCTTGCGAACGCTCTCGGCGTGGCCTTCCAGGCCTTCGGCCTCCGCGAGCGTGGTGACTGTGTCGCTCAGTTCCGACAGCGCGTCCTCGTCCAGTCGCTGGACGGTCGTGGAGCGCAGGAAGGTATCGACCGAGAGGCCGCCTGTAATCTTCGCCAGTCCGTTCGTCGGCAGGACGTGGTTCGTCCCGCTGGCGTAGTCGCCCGCGGCGACCGGAGTGTAGGGACCGAGGAAGACGCTCCCCGCGCTATCGACTCTGTCCAGCACGGAATCGGGGTTCTCGGTCTGAATCGAGAGGTGTTCGGCGGCGTACTCCTCGGCGAACAGAATCGCCTCGCTGGGCGAGCGCGAGTAGAAGACGCCGCTTGCGTCGTTGTCCAGCGCCTCTTCGATGACTTCGGCTCGTTCGCGCGACTCGATTTGTGACTCGATTGCTTCGAGGATTTCTTCGGCAACCTCCTCGCTGTCGGCGACTGCCGCAACTGCCGCGTTCGGGTCGTGTTCTGCCTGCGCAAGCAGGTCGGCGGCGACGAATTTGGGGTTCGCGGTCTCGTCGGCGAGTACGAGCAACTCGCTCGGTCCCGCGAGGAAGTCGATTGCCACGTCGCCCTGCACCTCGGCCTTCGCCGCAGTGACCCACTTGTTGCCCGGCCCGACGATTTTCTGCACGCGGTCTACCTGTTCGGTGCCGTAGGCCAGCGCAGACACTGCCTGCGCGCCGCCGACGCTGTACACCTTGTCCGCGCCAGTGGCGTGAATCGCGGCGAGCGTGACGGGGTTGATTTCGTCCGCCGGGGGAGTCGCCACGGCGACCTGCTCGACGCCTGCGACCTTCGCGGGCACGACGCCCATGATGGCGCTGGATGGGTAGGCCGCCGCGCCGCCGGGGACGTAGACGCCGACGCGCTCGATTGGTCGGAACCGGCGGCCGAGTTCTCGGCCTTCGGAGAACTCCTCGGTCCAGTCGTCGGGCATCTGGGCTTCGTGGAACTCCCGGACGTTCTCCGCAGCAGTCTCGATTGCCTCGCGCGTTTCGTCGTCCAACTCTTCGTAGGCGCGCTCTGCGGCGTCAGAGATTTCGAGATTCCCGACAGAAACGCCGTCGAACTCCTTGCAGAACTCTCGGACGGCTACGTCGCCCTCTTGGCGTACCTTCGAGACGATTTCGGCCACGTCCTCGCGGACGCCCTCGATTCCGGCGTCGCGGTCGAACAGCGACCGCCGCCGGTCTGGCCCGAGGTCTGCGGTGGCTTGCACGTTCATGGAGGACCGTTCGGAGTGCGGGCGAAAAACGGTTTCCTTCGGCGGTCCGTATCGAAGTCACTTCTCACTGAGTGGAATCAGAGCGGTCCGTTCCTGAT
The sequence above is a segment of the Halorussus halophilus genome. Coding sequences within it:
- a CDS encoding bifunctional metallophosphatase/5'-nucleotidase; translation: MTLRILHYSDVENAYDDPDRIGRLAGLLETERDENTLVVGSGDNTGPGVLSLVEDGAQALDFFDAIRPDAETFGNHDFDHGPDRTRELVEASPQTWVSANVREARTSEASEGLDAERRSRGADESGTRFAAEQGVEPWTLAETVEDRVAFVGVTTPHTPEMTPEAAGLEFTHPVDEVQEHLPEMTEQADYVVVLAHLTDAEPLAELDGVDAVLSGHTHEQEVEYVDGTPIVRPGVNGAHVSELTLGEDARATHLTVADAPIEQSVADALSARVSSSGLDEIVATVENPVERTEEASFVGESRFGNFVADAYRWAARADVGICSAGGARTGGPLVGDVTAIDLVAIAPFDQALVVGELDGERLRETFEQLRLRELHADAPAHYVGHVSGATLRWQDGDLVDARVGGEALSADRTYTLATDSYLFETDHLLPAVGPADEIRSHGRHYEAFVEYARETGVAPEIEGRIRLE
- a CDS encoding DUF5816 domain-containing protein; translated protein: MDAITTTDGETVYVSRDEARTGSKDPFFVVYSDESGETRYGYYCEFCERIDNAMDSMGRIECNVCGNIRKPTEWDAAHE
- a CDS encoding DUF7116 family protein; protein product: MAPVNTPPVEQARSIFSDLGYTVSGDGDEFRAERKWRVVRVTAASESIETPDDGELRCFVTWEDCAPKLRRRLRRADPDYEWAIIEIRDGGDYEVTRAPPSVQQAV
- a CDS encoding pyridoxal-phosphate-dependent aminotransferase family protein, whose protein sequence is MPEKPDVGELTPPDRTLMGPGPSEVHPRVLRAMSTPLVGHLDPSFIDIMNDVQDLLRYTFRTDNQWTIPVSGTGSAAMEAAIGNVVEPGDTMLVPTNGYFGGRMEQMATRAGGEVVHVDAPWGEPLDPADVQDAFDEHQPDVFGFVHAETSTGVLQPQVPELTSIAHDHDAFVIADTVTSLGGVELKVDEWDIDVAYSGPQKCLSCPPGASPLTLSDRVMDKVLSREEPARSWYLDLSLLEGYWGSDRSYHHTAPITNVYALREALRLVAEEGIENRWERHHEMAGALKAGVEAMGGEMNAPEEFWLPSLNAVKVPAGVTDTDVTDYLIDQYDLEIATGLGDLDGDIFRIGCMGYSARPGNVSYLMGALGDALDSQGADVDVEAGLAATAAKLGEQ
- a CDS encoding metal-dependent hydrolase, encoding MMVGHAMLAFAVAATLGTRLGYSNDRALALGVVAGAFAAVPDVDMVYAFVGVAKVGFGGVWQMTNAFWGSSTVVHRAVTHSLVVGAIAAVAFAFSPVERGRPIAAILLASLVAVAFFESGLLGATVMFAFVFAGVVVSLLAIEFADAGPRAMLATALVGLLSHPFGDLFTGTPPQFFYPFEWALFADRLALLADPTLNLLAIFLLELSTIWLAGSVYLRLTDQRLATHVDTRAAGGVAYAIAAVVLPAPTLDVSYHFVFSVLAVGVVGVAPRFHPAARPVLSADWNDALTWSLTGLAAVSFATVAYTAVYLLM
- a CDS encoding dodecin; the protein is MVFKKITLIGTSSESFDAAADDAIDRAEKTLNNVKWIEVDELGVEIASVEGREYQAEVTVAFELEE
- a CDS encoding HesB/IscA family protein, translating into MSTDSASGDATPQIEVTEDAAERALGLLDEEGMDTDKSGLRLFVQQGGCAGLSYGMRFDDEPEEDDTVYEHHGLRVFVDPASMNYIEGSIVDFETGLQGAGFNVENPNVVSECGCGESFRT
- a CDS encoding ATPase domain-containing protein, which translates into the protein MSDERTSTGVRGLDIVLNGGLVSKKTYLLRGDAGAGKTLLGLQFLATGVENDETALCVHLKETKEELEQKAAAVDIDTDGIEFFDMRHDAPEIDGRVESFSPAVDDAELVGELSEKLSDLDPDRVVVDPVTRLRDLFSTDERFREEAIGLARHLRREGTTSLFSYRSAEHDTDLAPLSDGTIELHESARKRTLEVPKSAVAGARDGTHGMRISDDGFEVFPALEPEVHERDFDTEAISSGIPQLDKLLSGGIERGAVTVVAGPTGVGKTTLGTQFMKEAAGRGERSVIYMFEESTETFRERNAGINVPVGKMVEQGALHLEEIEPVKRSAVEFADMVRKEVTENDTDIVMIDGIDGFNVSLRDDRQNLVETIQALTRFLQNMGVTVIIISEHDSMTGDVQATGEGLSYLADNVVLLQHLELRGEIRKAIGVLKKRTSDYERMLREFHITENGVKVGKPMENLQGVLTGTPRIREESD
- the hisD gene encoding histidinol dehydrogenase, which gives rise to MNVQATADLGPDRRRSLFDRDAGIEGVREDVAEIVSKVRQEGDVAVREFCKEFDGVSVGNLEISDAAERAYEELDDETREAIETAAENVREFHEAQMPDDWTEEFSEGRELGRRFRPIERVGVYVPGGAAAYPSSAIMGVVPAKVAGVEQVAVATPPADEINPVTLAAIHATGADKVYSVGGAQAVSALAYGTEQVDRVQKIVGPGNKWVTAAKAEVQGDVAIDFLAGPSELLVLADETANPKFVAADLLAQAEHDPNAAVAAVADSEEVAEEILEAIESQIESRERAEVIEEALDNDASGVFYSRSPSEAILFAEEYAAEHLSIQTENPDSVLDRVDSAGSVFLGPYTPVAAGDYASGTNHVLPTNGLAKITGGLSVDTFLRSTTVQRLDEDALSELSDTVTTLAEAEGLEGHAESVRKRFED